In Numidum massiliense, a single genomic region encodes these proteins:
- a CDS encoding YwmB family TATA-box binding protein: MVKKWGFSILALGLILAYASSARSSALPGTAYEATPHDLAHQTVRPDPTRETAQLVKLFQADGIRVTTWTIHHGSLLERPLTDRQLAQLARYFQAAPNFKKSEQVFFSHWRRNISLEIRVIRRGYEKSDYVVAKMTAREQSAHLLSEAVAHVASGLSQAGIVPDLHVAVQGTAKHVLNPEEQKEWVQQAIETLDAYEVEALRDATMTSVSAFSPHFGSSILSNKQPINVQMAIRSDKFAGRTVFTMGTPIITIEY, encoded by the coding sequence ATGGTAAAGAAGTGGGGATTTTCTATTCTCGCCTTGGGACTTATTTTAGCGTATGCAAGTTCCGCTCGTTCATCTGCGCTGCCGGGGACAGCTTATGAGGCAACACCGCACGATCTAGCTCATCAGACTGTGCGACCTGATCCAACCCGCGAAACCGCACAGCTTGTAAAACTGTTTCAAGCAGACGGCATTCGCGTGACGACATGGACGATTCACCACGGCAGTTTGCTCGAACGGCCGCTAACGGATCGACAGTTAGCGCAGCTAGCCCGTTATTTTCAAGCCGCACCTAATTTCAAGAAGTCCGAACAGGTTTTCTTCTCACACTGGAGGCGAAACATTTCACTCGAAATTCGCGTTATTAGGCGTGGGTATGAAAAATCGGATTACGTCGTGGCCAAGATGACGGCACGCGAGCAAAGTGCGCACTTACTTAGTGAGGCAGTCGCACACGTGGCGAGCGGTTTGTCACAGGCAGGCATCGTGCCTGACCTACACGTCGCTGTGCAAGGAACGGCGAAGCACGTACTTAATCCCGAGGAACAGAAAGAGTGGGTCCAACAGGCGATAGAAACTTTGGACGCTTATGAGGTGGAAGCTTTGCGTGACGCGACTATGACGAGTGTCTCCGCGTTCTCTCCACATTTTGGCAGTTCCATCTTGTCTAACAAACAGCCGATTAATGTACAGATGGCGATTAGAAGCGACAAATTTGCTGGGCGAACTGTTTTTACAATGGGAACCCCAATTATCACAATTGAATACTAA
- the murA gene encoding UDP-N-acetylglucosamine 1-carboxyvinyltransferase, which produces MEKIVVRGGRRLKGKVKVDGAKNAVLPIIAGTLLGARGESRIFEAPPLNDVHNMVKVLAALGVDISYDNGQVRANAEKIVNVEAPYDLVRKMRASFLVMGPLLARLGKARIPLPGGCAIGTRPIDQHLKGFRAMGASIEMGQGFIEASVDGKLQGANIYLDIASVGATENIMMAAALAKGLTVIENAAREPEIVDLANFLNSMGAKVRGAGTGEIRIEGVDFLRGTEHTVIPDRIEAGTFLVAAAITGGDVFVAGAIGDHIRPVIAKLEEMGVTVREEDEGIHIAANGALKPVDIKTLPYPGFPTDMQAQLMALLLAAQGTSLVTETVFENRFMHVEEFKRMSGNIKIDGRTAVIEGGHQLSGARVKATDLRAGAALVLAGLIADGVTEVTELHHIDRGYVDFTGKLQQLGADIERLPAEASESERHTSPKLVVQPSYA; this is translated from the coding sequence TTGGAGAAAATCGTAGTCCGCGGGGGTAGGCGGTTAAAGGGAAAGGTAAAAGTCGATGGGGCCAAAAACGCCGTGCTTCCCATTATCGCTGGAACCCTCTTAGGCGCACGCGGGGAGAGCCGAATATTTGAAGCCCCACCCCTTAATGACGTTCACAATATGGTGAAAGTATTAGCAGCACTCGGCGTCGATATTAGTTACGATAACGGACAAGTACGCGCCAATGCGGAAAAAATAGTTAATGTCGAGGCACCGTACGATCTCGTGCGCAAAATGCGCGCCTCGTTCCTCGTGATGGGCCCGTTACTCGCGCGGCTCGGAAAGGCGCGGATCCCGTTGCCGGGAGGCTGTGCGATTGGGACGCGTCCGATCGATCAGCATTTAAAAGGCTTTAGGGCGATGGGTGCATCCATTGAAATGGGGCAAGGTTTTATTGAGGCTTCGGTCGATGGTAAGTTGCAAGGCGCAAACATTTATCTCGACATTGCCAGCGTAGGCGCAACCGAAAATATAATGATGGCAGCAGCACTGGCGAAGGGTCTTACTGTGATCGAAAACGCCGCTCGCGAACCGGAAATTGTCGACTTGGCCAACTTCTTGAATAGTATGGGAGCTAAAGTCCGCGGGGCGGGGACGGGCGAAATTCGTATCGAAGGAGTCGATTTCCTGCGCGGTACAGAACATACGGTCATTCCGGATCGCATTGAAGCAGGCACATTTTTAGTTGCTGCGGCGATTACCGGCGGCGATGTGTTTGTCGCAGGTGCGATCGGTGACCACATTCGTCCCGTCATCGCCAAGTTAGAGGAAATGGGAGTAACCGTGCGGGAAGAGGACGAAGGGATTCACATTGCCGCAAACGGCGCGTTAAAGCCAGTTGATATTAAAACCCTTCCTTATCCCGGATTTCCTACCGACATGCAGGCACAATTAATGGCGCTCTTACTCGCGGCACAAGGCACCAGTCTCGTGACCGAAACAGTTTTCGAAAATCGTTTCATGCACGTCGAAGAGTTTAAACGGATGAGCGGGAACATTAAGATTGACGGTCGCACGGCAGTGATCGAAGGTGGGCACCAACTATCGGGTGCGCGTGTCAAAGCGACAGACTTAAGAGCAGGGGCTGCCCTCGTGTTAGCGGGCCTCATTGCTGACGGTGTGACCGAAGTGACGGAATTACATCATATCGACCGCGGTTACGTCGACTTTACGGGTAAGTTGCAGCAGCTCGGCGCCGACATCGAACGGTTGCCAGCAGAAGCGTCCGAAAGCGAACGCCACACGTCCCCAAAACTGGTCGTACAACCATCATATGCTTAA
- the spoIID gene encoding stage II sporulation protein D codes for MNRAIAGIVMLLVVTMLVVPAVLVSFQAKTPKDLQPQPQQQAKGREVKKTVPLQQGKDAIDVPVYLSREQRVIRVPLEAYIRGVVAAEMPADFNHEALKAQALAARTYIIDRIARHDFSDMERLYGADAAGAWVSDTVQHQVYYPDEALKANWGGAFQEKSSRINKAINDTRGQVITYAGRPIYAAFFSASNGRTENSEDYWKEKYPYLRSVDSSWDKQAPAYRADPVTMSLADFQSQLAQYTGKQFAIPVSAGNGEWLKVVRKTKGGKVAELTVGDETFTGREVREALNLRSSDFSWKIVGDRIAFTTRGYGHGVGMSQWGANYMAQEGKTAEQIVKHYYKGVKIEDYYQWVREKEQNKKRKG; via the coding sequence TTGAACAGAGCAATCGCAGGAATCGTCATGCTACTCGTCGTCACCATGTTAGTCGTACCAGCAGTACTCGTCAGTTTTCAAGCAAAGACACCGAAAGATCTACAGCCACAGCCGCAGCAGCAAGCGAAAGGGCGCGAGGTGAAAAAAACGGTGCCGTTGCAACAAGGGAAAGATGCGATCGACGTACCCGTGTACCTCTCGCGTGAACAACGCGTCATCCGCGTACCGCTCGAAGCGTACATTCGCGGTGTCGTCGCGGCAGAAATGCCTGCCGACTTTAATCACGAGGCCTTAAAAGCGCAAGCGCTAGCGGCGCGCACGTACATTATCGACCGCATTGCGAGACACGATTTTAGCGATATGGAGCGGTTGTACGGGGCGGACGCAGCCGGCGCTTGGGTGAGCGATACGGTGCAACATCAAGTGTACTATCCAGATGAGGCACTGAAGGCGAATTGGGGCGGCGCTTTTCAAGAAAAGTCAAGCCGCATTAACAAGGCCATCAACGACACACGCGGTCAAGTGATTACGTATGCCGGCCGTCCAATTTACGCCGCTTTTTTCTCCGCGAGCAACGGGCGCACGGAAAACTCCGAGGATTACTGGAAAGAAAAGTATCCGTACTTACGTAGTGTCGACTCGTCGTGGGACAAACAGGCACCCGCGTACAGAGCGGATCCTGTCACGATGTCGCTCGCTGACTTTCAGTCCCAGTTAGCGCAGTATACGGGTAAGCAGTTTGCCATACCAGTTAGTGCTGGGAACGGGGAGTGGCTGAAAGTCGTCCGCAAAACGAAAGGTGGCAAAGTCGCTGAGCTAACCGTGGGCGACGAGACGTTTACTGGGCGCGAAGTACGCGAAGCGCTAAACTTACGCTCAAGTGATTTTTCGTGGAAAATAGTAGGTGATCGCATTGCGTTTACGACCCGCGGGTACGGACACGGTGTCGGTATGAGCCAATGGGGCGCGAATTATATGGCGCAAGAAGGAAAGACGGCGGAGCAAATTGTGAAACATTATTATAAAGGGGTCAAAATCGAAGACTACTACCAGTGGGTGCGTGAAAAGGAGCAAAATAAGAAGCGCAAAGGGTAA
- a CDS encoding complex I subunit 4 family protein: protein MEQLIMTLLTFSPLIGVLLLAFVPRDKEKALKVVGAFGTLLPLTLALFLFFNFQVGKEGAQFTHTLDWIALTFEMPYGVAKLPIAYSMGVDGLSLPLIVLTTIIASLAAVASMYVKQKWKSYFITLLVLEVGMLGVFAARDLFLFFLFFEVTLVTTFLLVGGWGYVNRERAANQFLLYNGIGSGIMLLAFIAMWFIFGTMQYDAIAAEVPGVTKLLADAADSPLFHEDKWLISAAFFGLLVAFGIKLPFFPFHTWMLRVHVEAPPAVVMLHSGVLLKMGAYGLLRFGVGMFPWYVKEFAYVIGVLGVINILYGAVLAFVQKDLKRVIAYSSISHMGIILLGIAALNTAGLQGAVFQAVSHGFISALLFFFIAALSERTGTTLISELGGLAKSTPVLAGIFLAAGMATLGLPGMSGFIGEFLAFLGIFKTVPLFGAVGVFGIVLAAVYTLRAVLRTTYGPEREQWQALPDTRAIEAVPMLVLLAFIILLGVYPAVVSEPLQMTLQTIVAGIGG, encoded by the coding sequence ATGGAACAGCTAATTATGACGTTGCTCACCTTTTCGCCCCTCATCGGTGTCTTGTTGCTCGCGTTTGTCCCCCGAGACAAGGAGAAGGCGTTAAAAGTAGTCGGGGCGTTCGGAACGCTGCTACCGCTCACCTTGGCACTCTTCCTCTTTTTCAACTTTCAAGTAGGAAAAGAAGGGGCGCAATTTACGCATACGTTAGACTGGATCGCGCTGACCTTTGAGATGCCGTATGGCGTAGCGAAGTTACCGATTGCATACAGTATGGGCGTGGACGGCTTGTCGCTGCCGCTCATTGTCTTGACCACGATTATTGCAAGTCTAGCGGCAGTCGCCTCGATGTACGTGAAGCAAAAGTGGAAGTCGTATTTCATCACCCTGCTCGTACTAGAAGTAGGGATGCTCGGCGTGTTCGCCGCCCGCGACTTGTTTCTGTTCTTCCTCTTTTTCGAAGTGACGCTCGTGACGACGTTTTTACTCGTCGGCGGCTGGGGGTATGTCAACCGGGAGCGGGCGGCGAACCAATTCCTCTTGTACAACGGGATCGGTTCCGGCATAATGTTGCTCGCCTTCATCGCCATGTGGTTCATCTTCGGCACGATGCAGTACGATGCGATCGCGGCGGAAGTTCCCGGTGTGACGAAATTGTTAGCCGATGCGGCGGACTCGCCACTTTTCCACGAGGATAAGTGGCTCATATCGGCAGCGTTTTTCGGTCTACTCGTTGCTTTCGGCATTAAGTTGCCGTTTTTTCCCTTTCATACGTGGATGCTGCGCGTGCACGTTGAAGCGCCACCGGCTGTCGTCATGCTGCACTCCGGGGTGTTGTTGAAGATGGGGGCGTACGGGCTACTACGCTTTGGAGTGGGGATGTTTCCGTGGTATGTGAAGGAGTTTGCTTATGTCATCGGCGTACTCGGGGTGATCAACATTTTGTACGGCGCGGTGCTCGCCTTCGTGCAGAAAGATTTGAAGCGGGTGATCGCCTACTCGAGTATTAGTCACATGGGCATTATTTTGCTCGGCATTGCAGCACTGAACACAGCTGGGTTGCAAGGGGCCGTGTTTCAAGCGGTGTCACACGGGTTTATCTCCGCTTTGTTGTTTTTCTTTATTGCCGCGCTCAGCGAGCGGACCGGGACGACACTCATTTCCGAACTCGGTGGTCTGGCCAAGTCTACACCAGTACTGGCGGGAATTTTCCTCGCCGCAGGGATGGCTACGCTCGGCTTACCAGGAATGTCCGGTTTTATCGGCGAATTTCTGGCTTTCCTCGGTATCTTTAAGACGGTGCCTCTCTTTGGTGCGGTCGGCGTATTTGGCATCGTGTTGGCCGCCGTGTACACGCTGCGCGCCGTGCTCCGGACGACGTACGGGCCGGAGCGGGAGCAGTGGCAAGCACTCCCCGATACGCGTGCGATCGAAGCCGTGCCGATGCTGGTGCTGTTAGCGTTTATCATACTTCTCGGCGTTTATCCAGCTGTCGTGAGTGAACCGCTGCAAATGACGCTGCAAACTATCGTAGCAGGGATCGGGGGTTAA
- the spoIIID gene encoding sporulation transcriptional regulator SpoIIID yields MHDYIKERTIKIGQYIVETRNTVRTIAKEFGVSKSTVHKDLTERLPEINPELATQVKEILEYHKSIRHLRGGEATKIKYRRPKKMREEEETQTLNV; encoded by the coding sequence GTGCACGATTACATCAAAGAACGGACGATCAAGATCGGTCAATACATCGTAGAAACGCGGAATACCGTGCGTACAATAGCGAAAGAATTTGGCGTTTCCAAAAGCACCGTCCATAAAGATTTGACCGAGCGATTACCGGAAATTAACCCGGAATTAGCAACGCAAGTAAAAGAAATTTTGGAATACCACAAGTCGATTCGCCATTTAAGGGGAGGTGAAGCTACTAAAATAAAATATCGTCGCCCGAAAAAAATGCGTGAAGAGGAAGAGACCCAAACACTAAACGTATAA
- a CDS encoding DUF1146 family protein — protein sequence MTEGLGVSAIVNITLTLVCIGVSWWALQSVRFDLFLANTKGAKAKTLMIVLSIVLGHGLARFLVDYMGWSRMLTDLF from the coding sequence ATGACAGAGGGCCTTGGAGTTAGTGCCATCGTCAATATCACCCTGACACTTGTTTGCATCGGCGTTAGCTGGTGGGCTTTACAAAGTGTGAGGTTCGATCTCTTTCTTGCGAATACAAAAGGTGCGAAAGCGAAGACGCTAATGATTGTGTTGTCCATCGTCCTCGGCCACGGATTGGCACGTTTTTTGGTGGACTACATGGGCTGGTCGCGGATGCTCACTGATTTGTTTTAA
- a CDS encoding DNA-directed RNA polymerase subunit beta: MTNNVKTASESRKPHNEHNLEKTESSAEQGSQAARDSAAVTINSKADDVDEAPKRQAAGESQPLEEAKSSAGTPDQKTVDQEPQHVSAGKADNSEQLPPHKKGADDQEPQHVSAEKADNSEQLPPHKKGADDQEPQHVSAEKADNSEQLPPHKKGADDQEPQHVSAEKADNNEQLPPQKKGADDQEPQHSPKKMEDDNKQRREGKKSAGDKVSEETREAQAQSSAAAEVALETTSDATVAVEEADGEQAQTRREARQMKRLEKKAIRSSSWGWRTFRLVFHLLWLPLLTVSAIAAGLYIGYSVIGGQPASEVLDFDLWKYLYDIVYAGG, translated from the coding sequence GTGACGAACAATGTCAAAACGGCAAGCGAGTCCCGCAAGCCGCATAACGAGCACAACTTAGAGAAAACAGAAAGCAGTGCCGAACAGGGGTCTCAAGCGGCGCGCGATTCCGCTGCCGTTACTATCAATTCAAAAGCGGACGACGTTGACGAAGCACCTAAGCGGCAAGCGGCTGGGGAGTCTCAGCCATTAGAAGAAGCGAAGTCTAGTGCTGGAACACCGGATCAGAAAACGGTCGACCAAGAACCGCAACACGTATCTGCAGGGAAAGCTGACAACAGTGAGCAGTTGCCCCCGCACAAAAAGGGGGCGGACGACCAAGAACCGCAACACGTATCTGCAGAGAAAGCTGACAACAGTGAGCAGTTGCCCCCGCACAAAAAGGGGGCGGACGACCAAGAACCGCAACACGTATCTGCAGAGAAAGCTGACAACAGTGAGCAGTTGCCCCCGCACAAAAAGGGGGCGGACGACCAAGAACCGCAACACGTATCTGCAGAGAAAGCTGACAACAATGAGCAGTTGCCCCCGCAGAAAAAAGGGGCCGACGACCAAGAACCGCAACACTCACCGAAAAAAATGGAAGACGACAACAAGCAGCGCCGCGAAGGGAAAAAGAGCGCCGGCGACAAGGTGTCAGAGGAGACGAGGGAGGCGCAGGCACAATCGAGTGCGGCCGCGGAAGTAGCGTTAGAGACAACGTCTGATGCAACTGTCGCGGTTGAGGAAGCGGACGGCGAGCAGGCGCAAACGAGGCGCGAGGCGCGCCAAATGAAACGGTTAGAAAAAAAAGCCATACGGAGTAGCTCCTGGGGCTGGCGCACCTTCCGCCTCGTATTCCATTTGTTATGGTTACCGCTGCTAACGGTATCGGCGATTGCAGCCGGATTATACATCGGTTATTCCGTCATTGGCGGACAACCGGCAAGCGAAGTGTTAGACTTTGACCTGTGGAAATATTTATACGATATCGTTTACGCCGGGGGCTAA
- a CDS encoding M23 family metallopeptidase: MDNKPEQKSSKPVQKVSKPTAKWKRFFGKKWVFPGIYMLAAALILALMWWMQGSRIEMNPNQQGTGSQLQQTTDDRKSVPANAKEEKMASPAANDTHVTMKFYDEGASAKEKEAALVQYDNSFSPHTGVDFAHKEDKSFAVSAALSGTVKSVSSHPLNGQEVRLEHAGGLETVYQSLAEVKVKAGDKVAQGDQLGMAGSNKVEKDAGLHLHFEVWKDGNPVNPETYLTSKGQ, translated from the coding sequence ATGGACAACAAACCTGAGCAGAAATCTAGCAAGCCTGTTCAGAAGGTTAGTAAACCGACCGCCAAGTGGAAAAGGTTCTTCGGCAAGAAGTGGGTATTTCCGGGAATCTATATGTTAGCTGCAGCCCTTATCTTAGCCCTCATGTGGTGGATGCAAGGTTCGCGCATCGAGATGAACCCCAATCAACAGGGCACAGGTAGCCAGCTGCAACAGACGACTGACGATCGTAAATCCGTCCCTGCAAACGCGAAGGAAGAAAAAATGGCGTCTCCAGCTGCGAACGATACGCACGTGACGATGAAGTTTTACGACGAAGGTGCGTCAGCTAAAGAAAAAGAAGCGGCACTCGTCCAATACGACAACAGCTTTAGCCCGCATACAGGCGTAGACTTCGCACACAAAGAGGACAAGTCGTTTGCCGTATCGGCAGCTCTGTCGGGAACGGTCAAATCGGTTAGTTCTCATCCGCTAAATGGACAAGAAGTACGTCTGGAACACGCGGGCGGGTTAGAAACCGTCTATCAAAGTTTAGCGGAAGTGAAGGTGAAAGCAGGAGACAAGGTGGCGCAAGGTGACCAACTCGGCATGGCCGGCAGCAATAAGGTGGAAAAAGATGCCGGTCTGCACCTCCACTTCGAAGTGTGGAAGGACGGTAACCCAGTCAACCCTGAGACGTACTTGACGTCGAAGGGGCAATAA
- a CDS encoding NADH-quinone oxidoreductase subunit N — protein MGAEKYLLAYDWTLLTPELSMIVAVTIMTLVDLFVGKTGRRLSPWIGLAGVVVAAAFVLSVLGREPYQILADTYRLDGFSKVFKLVILGGTFLVLLSSLSYGKKSHIPDRGEYYSLLLTAALGGMMMTSSADLITLYVGLELLSISSYILVGTRKHVLKAKEAAFKYFVLGGVASAFMLYGMSFVYGLTGTTNLYAISADLSRAAEDGYEFFVALSFILIVVGLGFKIAAAPFHMWAPDVYEGAPTPVTAFLAVVSKTAAFALLLRLVFVAYSGWMSAAADFGEGVYVMLLVLAALSMIVGNSVALRQRNVKRMMAYSSVAQAGYVLVPVAVIAFLSGQGEGGYIFLPTSLNAVSFYLVAYLFATVGAFAVIAAVNRDRDTEDISAFAGLYARAPWTALAMLTFVLSLAGIPITGGFFGKFYIFFSALSVQSYWIAVIMVAASVVSYFYYFEIVRQMFFRRAAVQEKFTLPVGLAIVVLIGAIGTLALGVIPQTALDYIGQLNVFELFFPTPNQ, from the coding sequence ATGGGAGCAGAAAAATATTTACTCGCTTACGATTGGACGTTGCTTACCCCTGAACTATCGATGATCGTCGCGGTGACAATTATGACGTTGGTCGATTTATTTGTAGGCAAGACAGGGCGCCGTTTGTCGCCGTGGATCGGCTTAGCCGGCGTCGTCGTCGCGGCTGCCTTCGTCCTAAGTGTACTCGGGCGGGAGCCATATCAAATATTGGCGGATACGTACCGTCTAGACGGTTTTTCCAAAGTGTTTAAACTCGTCATCTTAGGCGGGACCTTTCTCGTGCTGCTTTCTTCGCTGTCTTATGGGAAAAAGTCGCACATCCCTGATCGCGGCGAATATTACTCGCTGCTTTTGACCGCCGCGCTCGGTGGGATGATGATGACCTCTTCCGCCGATTTAATTACGCTGTACGTCGGGCTAGAACTTCTCAGTATCTCGTCGTACATTTTAGTCGGGACGCGTAAACACGTGCTGAAAGCGAAGGAAGCCGCGTTTAAGTATTTTGTGCTCGGCGGCGTGGCGTCGGCGTTTATGCTGTACGGGATGTCCTTCGTTTACGGTTTGACGGGTACGACCAACTTGTATGCGATTAGTGCCGATTTATCGCGGGCGGCAGAGGATGGCTACGAATTCTTTGTTGCATTGTCATTCATCCTCATCGTCGTCGGTTTAGGTTTTAAAATCGCTGCGGCGCCGTTTCACATGTGGGCGCCGGACGTGTACGAAGGTGCGCCGACTCCGGTGACCGCTTTCCTCGCCGTCGTGTCGAAAACGGCAGCATTTGCACTACTGTTGCGCCTCGTCTTCGTCGCTTACAGCGGGTGGATGAGTGCTGCTGCAGATTTCGGAGAGGGCGTATACGTCATGTTGCTCGTCCTCGCGGCGCTGTCGATGATCGTCGGTAACAGTGTTGCGCTACGGCAGCGCAATGTGAAGCGGATGATGGCCTACTCCAGTGTCGCCCAAGCCGGTTACGTCCTCGTGCCTGTTGCAGTGATCGCCTTTTTGTCGGGGCAAGGAGAAGGTGGTTACATTTTCCTTCCTACTAGCTTAAACGCCGTCAGCTTTTATTTAGTCGCTTATTTGTTTGCGACAGTCGGCGCCTTTGCCGTGATCGCAGCCGTAAACCGCGATCGCGACACGGAAGATATAAGCGCCTTTGCCGGCCTTTACGCACGTGCACCTTGGACGGCGTTAGCGATGCTCACGTTCGTCTTATCCCTCGCCGGCATTCCGATCACTGGCGGGTTTTTCGGGAAGTTTTATATCTTCTTTAGCGCACTGAGTGTGCAAAGTTACTGGATTGCGGTGATTATGGTCGCTGCTAGTGTCGTCTCGTACTTTTACTACTTTGAAATCGTGCGGCAAATGTTTTTCCGTCGCGCGGCTGTGCAGGAGAAGTTTACGCTTCCCGTCGGCTTGGCGATCGTCGTCTTAATCGGGGCGATTGGTACACTCGCGCTAGGGGTCATACCGCAAACGGCGTTAGACTATATCGGGCAACTAAACGTGTTCGAGCTGTTTTTCCCAACTCCAAATCAGTAA
- the nuoL gene encoding NADH-quinone oxidoreductase subunit L, protein MLANAWLIPLFPLIAFLLILVSGRKMNSASSFVGMLATLVSLVTAGLVFFEQLTSSEQVRVAFEWFNVGETSLTMGFEVDSLNALMLLIVSLVSFLVHLYSRGYMAGDERISVYYAYLALFTFSMLGLVIAPNLLQLFIFWELVGLSSFLLIGFWYFKPAAKAAAKKAFIVTRIGDIGLFTAMILLFWQVGSFEYAAIFAAVDSGKIAAGALSLIAVLIFVGAVGKSGQFPLHTWLPDAMEGPTPVSALIHAATMVAAGVYLVARLFPLMAASTLALDVVAYVGAFTAIFAALIALAQNDIKRVLAYSTVSQLGYMMFALGSSGYTASLFHLTTHAFFKALLFLAAGAVIYAWHGEQDIRRMGGFFQRNKAVGTLFLIGCLSLAGVPPFSGFFSKEEILAAAYADGRFGVFTVGVVAAFLTALYVFRLFYLVFTGEVRGKQSELMRVPAVMTGPMWVLALFSVGAGFVQTPWYDGLARWLTGGGNYVPAAESGGAPLWVPFVAIAVSLAGIFLAWTLYGKQQRASAHEDATPSLGYRLLANKFYIDELYAYGIVKPLGGLGYALQVVDRYIVDGLVAFVAKVAVMIGRGGSKLQNGQVQTYGLVTALGAVLLLLVLTIGGYFG, encoded by the coding sequence ATGTTGGCTAACGCATGGCTGATACCGCTCTTTCCGTTAATCGCCTTTCTGCTAATACTCGTCAGCGGACGGAAGATGAACAGCGCTTCTTCCTTCGTCGGGATGCTTGCGACACTTGTTTCCCTCGTGACGGCTGGACTCGTCTTTTTCGAGCAGCTCACGTCGTCTGAACAAGTGCGCGTCGCGTTCGAATGGTTCAATGTTGGGGAGACGAGTTTAACGATGGGGTTTGAAGTCGACAGTCTTAATGCGCTTATGCTGTTGATCGTGTCCCTCGTCAGTTTCCTCGTACACCTCTATTCGCGCGGCTACATGGCAGGCGACGAGCGGATATCGGTTTATTACGCTTACTTGGCGCTATTTACATTTAGTATGTTAGGGCTAGTTATCGCCCCTAATTTGTTGCAGCTGTTTATTTTTTGGGAACTCGTCGGCTTAAGTTCTTTTCTGCTGATCGGCTTTTGGTACTTTAAGCCAGCAGCAAAAGCGGCGGCGAAAAAGGCGTTTATCGTCACGCGCATCGGCGACATCGGGCTGTTCACCGCGATGATTTTGCTATTTTGGCAAGTCGGCAGTTTTGAGTATGCGGCAATCTTCGCTGCAGTCGATAGTGGGAAAATTGCCGCGGGAGCTCTCAGTCTCATCGCTGTGCTCATCTTCGTCGGCGCCGTCGGGAAGTCGGGCCAGTTTCCGTTACATACGTGGTTACCGGATGCGATGGAAGGACCGACGCCGGTCAGTGCCCTCATTCACGCCGCGACGATGGTCGCCGCCGGGGTGTATCTCGTGGCGCGCCTGTTTCCGCTAATGGCCGCTTCGACCTTGGCGCTCGACGTCGTCGCTTACGTCGGTGCGTTTACGGCGATCTTCGCCGCACTGATCGCGCTGGCGCAAAACGACATTAAGCGCGTGCTCGCCTATTCGACGGTAAGCCAACTCGGTTATATGATGTTTGCCCTCGGTTCCTCAGGGTATACGGCTAGTCTGTTTCATTTGACGACGCACGCCTTTTTTAAAGCGCTGTTGTTCCTCGCAGCCGGGGCGGTCATTTACGCGTGGCACGGCGAACAAGACATTCGGCGCATGGGTGGCTTTTTCCAGCGCAACAAAGCGGTCGGCACATTGTTTTTAATCGGTTGTCTCTCCCTCGCTGGCGTGCCGCCGTTTTCTGGCTTTTTTTCCAAAGAGGAAATTCTCGCTGCCGCTTATGCCGATGGTCGCTTCGGCGTGTTTACCGTCGGGGTGGTCGCGGCGTTTCTGACAGCCTTGTACGTCTTTCGGCTCTTTTACCTCGTCTTTACCGGAGAGGTTCGCGGCAAACAAAGCGAGCTGATGCGAGTGCCCGCGGTGATGACGGGGCCGATGTGGGTACTAGCGCTGTTTTCCGTCGGTGCTGGATTTGTGCAGACGCCGTGGTACGATGGCTTGGCGCGCTGGCTGACCGGTGGCGGCAATTACGTACCCGCCGCTGAAAGTGGGGGTGCTCCGCTTTGGGTACCGTTTGTGGCAATCGCGGTGTCGCTTGCGGGGATCTTCCTCGCGTGGACGCTGTATGGCAAGCAGCAAAGGGCGAGCGCGCATGAGGACGCTACCCCTTCACTTGGCTACCGCTTACTTGCCAATAAGTTTTACATCGACGAGCTTTATGCGTACGGCATCGTGAAACCGCTCGGTGGCCTCGGCTACGCCTTACAAGTCGTCGACCGCTACATTGTGGATGGCCTCGTCGCCTTCGTGGCCAAAGTGGCGGTAATGATCGGGCGCGGCGGCAGTAAGCTGCAAAACGGTCAAGTGCAGACTTACGGGCTCGTGACGGCGCTCGGCGCCGTGCTCTTACTGCTCGTTCTCACGATTGGGGGGTATTTCGGATAA